One part of the Heptranchias perlo isolate sHepPer1 unplaced genomic scaffold, sHepPer1.hap1 HAP1_SCAFFOLD_94, whole genome shotgun sequence genome encodes these proteins:
- the LOC137319938 gene encoding golgin subfamily A member 6-like protein 7, producing the protein MEREQDLEKEQEMEKEQEMEKETEVEKELKVQMEQVVENEMEEEKEQQEVKQQEVEQEQEVEKEQEVEKEQELEKETEVEKELEVQMEQVVENEMEEEKEQQEDENEHEEEKEQEEEEEMEQEEEKEQVEEKEQDEEKEQDEEKEQDEEEEPEVEKEQEEEMEQEEEKEQEEEKEQEEEKEQEEEMEQEVEKEQEEEMEQEEEMEQEEEMEQEEEKEQEEEKEQEEEEEVKAQEEAEEEEKEQDQEEEKGQEEEKEQDEEEEPEVEKEQEEEKEQEEEEKEQEEEKEQEEEKERAQE; encoded by the exons ATGGAGAGGgaacaggatttggagaaggagcaggagatggagaaggagcaggagatggagaaggagacggaggtggagaaggagttgaAGGTTCAGATGGAGCAAGTTGtggagaacgagatggaggaggagaaggagcagcaggaggtgaagcaacaggaggtggagcaggagcaggaggtggagaaggagcaggaggtggagaaggagcaggagttggagaaggagacggaggtggagaaggagttggaggttCAGATGGAGCAAGTTGtggagaacgagatggaggaggagaaggagcagcaggag gatgagaacgagcacgaggaggagaaggagcaggaggag gaggaggagatggagcaggaggaggagaaggagcaggtggaggagaaggagcaggacgaggagaaggagcaggacgaggagaaggagcaggacgaggaggaggagccggag gtggagaaggagcaggaggaggagatggagcaggaggaggagaaggagcaggaggaggagaaggagcaggaggaggagaaggagcaggaggaggagatggagcaggaggtggagaaggagcaggaggaggagatggagcaggaggaggagatggagcaggaggaggagatggagcaggaggaggagaaggagcaggaggaggagaaggagcaggag gaggaggaggaggtgaaggcgcaggaggaggcggaggaggaggagaaggagcaggat caggaggaggagaaggggcaggaggaggagaaggagcaagacgaggaggaggagccggaggtggagaaggagcaggaggaggagaaggagcaggag gaagaggagaaggagcaggaggaggagaaggagcaggaggaggagaaggagcgggcacaggag